Below is a genomic region from Vulgatibacter sp..
CGTCGCCCGCATCGCCGGCCTCTTCGGCGGCAGGGCGGAGGTGGATCAGTCGAGCATCGGCGAGCTCGAGGAGATCCTCTTCACCGCCGACATCGGGGTGAAGACCTCGATGAAGCTGGTGGAGCATGCGCAGGAGCGCCTGCAGCGCAGGGAGCTCTCCAACCCCGACAAGCTCCGCCAGACCATCCGCGGCGACATCGAGGAGATCCTCGCCACCGCGCAAGCTGGCGCGGCGCCGGGTCTGGACGGCCTCGGCCTGCCCATCGGAGCAAAGAAGCCCTGGGTGATCATGGTGGTGGGCGTCAACGGCGCCGGAAAGACCACCACCATCGGCAAGCTCGCCGCCAAGCTCAAGGCCCGCGGCAAGAGCGTGCTGCTGGCCGCCGGCGACACCTACCGCGCCGCCGCCACCGAGCAGCTCGACGTCTGGGCGGAGCGCGCCGAGGTGCCGATCGTCAAGGGGGCGGAGAACGCCGATCCCGCCGGGCTGATCTTCGAGGCGGTGCAGCGCGGCGTGGCAGAGGGCGTCGACGTGGTGATCGCCGACACGGCAGGCCGCCTCCACACCCGCGCGCCGCTGATGGAGGAGCTGAAGAAGGTCAAGCGGGTGGTGACCAAGGCCCGCGAGGGCGCGCCGGACGAGATCCTCCTCGTCCTCGACGCGACCATGGGCCAGAACGCCATCCAGCAGGCCCGGCAATTCCACGACGCCCTGGGCGTCACCGGCATCGTCCTCACCAAGCTCGACGGCACGGCGAAGGGCGGCGTGGTGATCGGCATCAGCGACGAGCTCAAGATCCCGGTGCGCCTCGTGGGCATCGGGGAATCGCTCGCGGATCTCCGCCCGTTCGAACCGAAGGAATTCGTCGACGCCCTCTTCGGCGTGGCCTGACGCGGCCCGCAGAACGAAAACGAAAGAAGCACCATGCGCCCCACCGTCCTCCTCTTCGACATCGACGGCACCCTGATCACCTCCGGCACCTCCGCGCGGCGGGCGATCGAGCGCGCCTTCGAGAAGCACACCGGCAGGCGCGACGCCTTCGGCTTCCCCTTCGACGGCATGACCGACCGGGCGATCGTCCGCATCGCGCTGCGCAACATCGGCATGGACGCGGACGAGGCGGCGATCGACGCCTTCCTGCCGCTCTACCTCGAGGTGCTCGAGGACGAGATGGCGAAGGCGCCGCTCTTCCGCGTGCACCACGGCATGGAGCGCGCGGTGGACACCGCCCGGGGCCGGGACGGCTTCGCGGTCGGCCTGGGCACCGGCAACGTGAAGGCCGGCGCCGCGGTGAAGTTGAAGCGCGCCAGGCTCCACGACCGCTTCCCCTTCGGCGGCTTCGGCTGCGACCACGAGGATCGCCCCACCCTGATCCGGATCGGCGCCGAGCGCGGCGCGGCGCAGCTCGGGGTGCCGCTCGCCGAGTGCCGGGTGGTGATCATCGGCGACACGCCGAAGGACGTGCACGCTGCCCAGGCGATCGGCGCCGAATGCATCGGCGTGGGCACCGGCCATTTCGGGCCGGCGCAGCTCCTCGCCTGCGGCGCCACCAGGGCCTTCCGCCACCTGGGCGAAGAGGGCGCGCTCGAGGCGGTGCTCGGCCACTGACGCCGAGCGGTGCTCCCATACGGCCCGGCCAATCACCTCACCGCAACAAGGGGGCGGACGAGTGGTTGGCCAACGGCGGCGTCGGCTTCAT
It encodes:
- the ftsY gene encoding signal recognition particle-docking protein FtsY, which gives rise to MPEAASAPLVQVDAPQAPPRPDVPAPDTPAGAPAGPGPAAPAPTTAEEGTAPVQAPAPDFVGWAILGILLALLVAVAFKLLQKKRKEREEAAPTLPPKRERLEIPGAEARERERVGEQAVAGREAEARRKEEEAARRKAEYDARKKAEREERERRRAEIAALPPEERAARERALEEEIRAARAAEEEERRRLRIEEEERRKAEYQARKEAERAERERKAREKAEAEAARLQAIEAERERKEQERLAALEAQRQKIAAEGGKTLLEGLTRTREGGFVARIAGLFGGRAEVDQSSIGELEEILFTADIGVKTSMKLVEHAQERLQRRELSNPDKLRQTIRGDIEEILATAQAGAAPGLDGLGLPIGAKKPWVIMVVGVNGAGKTTTIGKLAAKLKARGKSVLLAAGDTYRAAATEQLDVWAERAEVPIVKGAENADPAGLIFEAVQRGVAEGVDVVIADTAGRLHTRAPLMEELKKVKRVVTKAREGAPDEILLVLDATMGQNAIQQARQFHDALGVTGIVLTKLDGTAKGGVVIGISDELKIPVRLVGIGESLADLRPFEPKEFVDALFGVA
- a CDS encoding HAD family hydrolase, with the translated sequence MRPTVLLFDIDGTLITSGTSARRAIERAFEKHTGRRDAFGFPFDGMTDRAIVRIALRNIGMDADEAAIDAFLPLYLEVLEDEMAKAPLFRVHHGMERAVDTARGRDGFAVGLGTGNVKAGAAVKLKRARLHDRFPFGGFGCDHEDRPTLIRIGAERGAAQLGVPLAECRVVIIGDTPKDVHAAQAIGAECIGVGTGHFGPAQLLACGATRAFRHLGEEGALEAVLGH